One window of the Arthrobacter sp. D5-1 genome contains the following:
- a CDS encoding type 1 glutamine amidotransferase domain-containing protein: protein MKKILMVLTSVSELGDTGEKTGYNVAEAAHPWKVFKDSGHFVDFASIKGGQPPRDEVDTDDPIQVAFTQDETTRAGLYNTARVDVVDPAQYDAIYLVGGHGTMWDFPDSEGLQNLVASVYNAGGLVGAVCHGPAGLLNVELDNGFRLVEGRDVAAFTNDEEVAAGKDKVIPFFLADRLEEQGARHVSAGVFEEKVAVDGRLVTGQNPASAAGVAKEMEKLFAEVIHQEKAEEQHEAEAVRAEKDAEKSARKADADADH from the coding sequence ATGAAGAAAATCCTCATGGTACTAACCAGCGTTTCCGAGCTCGGCGACACGGGAGAGAAGACCGGCTACAACGTGGCAGAGGCCGCACATCCCTGGAAGGTCTTCAAAGACTCAGGCCACTTCGTCGATTTTGCTTCCATCAAAGGAGGCCAACCTCCGCGCGACGAAGTGGACACGGACGATCCCATCCAGGTTGCCTTTACCCAGGATGAGACAACGCGCGCCGGCCTGTACAACACCGCACGCGTCGACGTCGTAGACCCCGCACAGTACGATGCCATCTACCTCGTGGGCGGCCATGGGACCATGTGGGACTTCCCGGACAGCGAAGGCCTGCAGAATCTGGTGGCCAGCGTCTACAACGCGGGCGGTCTGGTAGGTGCCGTCTGCCATGGGCCGGCCGGCCTGTTGAACGTAGAACTGGACAACGGGTTCAGGCTGGTTGAAGGCCGCGACGTAGCCGCGTTCACCAATGACGAAGAAGTGGCTGCGGGGAAAGACAAGGTCATCCCGTTCTTCCTGGCGGACCGGCTCGAGGAACAGGGGGCCCGCCACGTCTCCGCAGGGGTCTTCGAGGAGAAGGTAGCGGTGGACGGCCGCTTGGTTACGGGCCAGAACCCCGCCTCGGCCGCTGGCGTGGCCAAGGAAATGGAAAAGCTCTTCGCCGAAGTCATCCACCAGGAAAAGGCAGAAGAGCAACACGAGGCAGAAGCAGTGCG
- a CDS encoding ChaB family protein — protein MPKTGKNDHARKNELPSTLQRSDQKAQDTFAKTYDSAMDSYDGDEGRAARTAFASLKHSYEKVGDHWEPKEENGPSDDHAAGGASSDKPTAGGVDANASKEHLYRRARELDIKGRSTMNKDELVQALQKANDAATRKARES, from the coding sequence ATGCCCAAGACCGGCAAAAACGATCATGCCCGGAAAAACGAGTTGCCATCGACGCTCCAGCGCTCGGATCAGAAGGCCCAGGACACGTTCGCCAAGACCTACGACTCGGCGATGGATTCCTATGATGGCGATGAGGGCAGGGCCGCCCGCACGGCTTTCGCGTCGCTGAAGCACAGCTACGAGAAGGTGGGCGACCATTGGGAACCCAAAGAGGAAAATGGACCTTCCGATGACCACGCGGCGGGAGGGGCCAGCTCGGATAAGCCCACTGCCGGCGGAGTGGACGCCAACGCTTCCAAGGAGCACCTCTACCGGCGGGCCCGCGAGCTGGACATCAAGGGCCGTTCAACCATGAACAAGGATGAACTGGTCCAGGCACTGCAGAAAGCCAATGACGCGGCTACCCGGAAAGCCCGGGAAAGCTGA
- a CDS encoding ABC transporter substrate-binding protein gives MRKLSRSTAALGVAALLSLTGCGLSGGQTGATGKVADTNQRIVVDNFRAPVANWALESDAAYILSLSGCLETLTKYDSAQGKVVPFLATEWKQVSPLEWDFTIREGVKFQDGTDLTAETVAASLNSVLKAKVPARAFSPGIVSGVQATDAKTVRVTTPVENPLVPFRLASVNTGILAPAAYTGATVNPFGHCTGPFTPVSEKAKQSLTLDRNENYWGGKVQLAGAEVRFITNGATRAAQVQTGEADISLSIPASALSTLESAPEVSVLKADSPRTATLYMNNGRAPFNNVDFRKALRSALDLEALAASVYEGAALPAAGPFAPSEPWASSEAKTPKQNLDEAKKLLADAGYTADRPLEIIAIVERTEFADVATVIQDNLKDIGVPVTIQAKEYASAEPDVLAGNYDMILSQRNRLIDIADPIGFLTADYTCKGTYNLSHFCNEEYDALITEAARTSTTEERYKLYGKAGRLLNDQAVNLWLVNEQATDAVRSNVLSYVQDPLSRYVLTAQTAKAGS, from the coding sequence TTGCGCAAACTCAGCCGTTCCACAGCAGCCCTTGGGGTCGCTGCACTTCTTTCCCTGACCGGTTGTGGTCTTAGCGGTGGACAGACAGGCGCCACCGGGAAAGTGGCCGATACCAACCAGCGCATCGTCGTGGATAACTTCCGGGCCCCCGTGGCCAACTGGGCCCTGGAGTCCGATGCCGCGTACATTCTGTCGTTGTCCGGCTGCCTGGAAACCCTGACCAAATATGATTCCGCCCAGGGCAAGGTGGTCCCGTTCCTGGCAACTGAGTGGAAGCAGGTCTCACCACTTGAGTGGGACTTCACCATCCGTGAAGGCGTGAAGTTCCAGGACGGTACCGATCTCACCGCAGAGACCGTCGCCGCTTCGCTGAACTCAGTCCTTAAGGCCAAGGTGCCTGCAAGGGCTTTCAGCCCGGGCATTGTCAGTGGAGTCCAGGCAACTGACGCCAAGACCGTTCGCGTCACCACGCCGGTGGAGAATCCGCTGGTGCCGTTCCGCTTGGCGAGCGTCAACACGGGCATCCTCGCGCCTGCTGCCTATACCGGTGCCACGGTGAATCCCTTCGGCCACTGCACGGGACCGTTCACCCCAGTGTCTGAGAAGGCGAAGCAGTCCCTGACCCTGGACCGCAACGAGAATTACTGGGGCGGAAAGGTGCAGTTGGCTGGCGCAGAAGTCCGCTTCATCACCAATGGCGCTACCAGGGCCGCGCAAGTGCAAACCGGCGAGGCCGACATTTCCTTGTCCATTCCCGCCTCCGCACTGTCCACGCTTGAGAGTGCACCCGAGGTGTCCGTCCTGAAGGCAGATTCACCCCGCACGGCCACCCTGTACATGAACAACGGCAGGGCACCATTCAACAACGTGGATTTCCGCAAGGCACTCCGGTCCGCTCTGGACCTGGAAGCCCTGGCCGCCAGCGTCTACGAAGGCGCGGCGTTGCCTGCAGCTGGTCCCTTCGCGCCCTCCGAACCATGGGCATCCAGCGAAGCCAAGACTCCCAAGCAGAACCTGGACGAGGCGAAGAAGCTCCTGGCCGATGCCGGCTACACCGCGGACAGGCCGCTGGAGATCATCGCCATCGTGGAGCGGACGGAGTTCGCCGACGTAGCAACGGTGATTCAGGACAACCTCAAGGACATCGGTGTTCCAGTGACCATCCAGGCCAAGGAATACGCCTCGGCTGAACCGGACGTTCTGGCCGGCAACTATGACATGATCCTGAGCCAGCGCAACCGGCTGATTGACATTGCCGATCCCATTGGCTTCCTGACGGCCGACTACACCTGCAAGGGCACGTACAACCTGAGCCACTTCTGCAACGAAGAGTACGACGCACTCATCACAGAAGCTGCCCGGACCTCCACCACTGAGGAACGGTACAAGCTGTATGGCAAAGCCGGTCGACTCCTGAACGACCAAGCCGTGAACCTGTGGCTGGTCAATGAACAAGCCACGGACGCTGTCCGCAGCAACGTCCTGTCCTACGTTCAGGACCCGCTGTCCCGTTACGTCCTGACCGCGCAAACGGCCAAGGCCGGCTCCTGA
- a CDS encoding ABC transporter permease, with translation MITFLAKRTATLVAAVLLSSFAVFLIPYVTPGDPVRKIIRSRVAGDVVDEATVQALAESLGLNDPLPVQYLRWLGDFFTGDMGLSHISRTPVIDQVLPALGITLSLVLVALGTAVLVSLPLGIVAALKQGSKTDKLITTVTQSFIAMPEYWLAPLLVLVFALKLSWLPSAGWNTASSIVLPAATLSLRPISFFTSAVRSGMIDALEAEHIPAARARGLSHVQTVLRHVVPNGLVPLSTLFAVWFAGLLGGSVIVEVIFAIPGMGRLLYDAVVNSDIPLAQGGVVVVVALAVAITTLADFLHRMLSPKVSGALA, from the coding sequence ATGATCACGTTCCTTGCGAAGCGGACGGCGACCCTGGTGGCCGCCGTCCTGCTGTCGTCTTTCGCCGTCTTCCTGATTCCTTACGTGACCCCAGGCGATCCGGTCCGGAAAATTATCCGGTCCCGTGTAGCCGGCGATGTGGTGGACGAAGCCACCGTTCAGGCACTGGCGGAAAGCCTGGGACTCAACGATCCGCTTCCCGTGCAATATCTCCGGTGGCTGGGCGACTTCTTCACAGGGGACATGGGGTTGTCGCACATTAGCCGTACACCGGTGATTGATCAGGTGTTGCCTGCCTTGGGCATCACCCTCAGCCTTGTGCTGGTGGCTTTGGGCACGGCCGTGCTGGTGTCCCTCCCATTGGGCATTGTTGCGGCCCTGAAGCAAGGCAGCAAAACCGACAAACTGATCACCACTGTCACACAGTCCTTTATTGCCATGCCGGAATACTGGTTGGCACCACTGCTGGTGCTGGTCTTTGCCCTCAAACTTTCCTGGCTGCCCTCGGCCGGGTGGAATACGGCGTCGTCCATTGTCCTGCCGGCCGCCACGCTGTCCCTTCGGCCCATCAGCTTCTTCACCTCAGCGGTCCGCTCGGGCATGATCGATGCCCTTGAGGCGGAGCACATTCCCGCTGCCCGGGCCCGCGGCCTTAGCCACGTGCAGACTGTCCTGCGGCATGTTGTTCCCAACGGCCTGGTTCCGTTGTCCACGTTGTTCGCGGTGTGGTTCGCCGGTCTTCTGGGAGGTTCGGTCATTGTGGAGGTCATCTTCGCGATCCCCGGGATGGGCCGCCTTCTCTACGACGCCGTGGTCAACAGTGACATCCCCTTGGCGCAGGGAGGCGTGGTGGTTGTGGTGGCTTTGGCTGTTGCCATCACCACCCTCGCGGACTTCCTGCACCGGATGCTGAGCCCAAAGGTGAGTGGCGCCCTTGCGTAA
- a CDS encoding ABC transporter permease: MAPLRKRSVLDGAAVVILVLIVAAVAAAPWLAPFPPDDQNLAARLAPPSATHWLGTDHLGRDTLSRLLDGGRFSLVVAALATVLTGIIGLVVGVLSARRKGWVDELFTRTNDVLLALPEMVVALFIVAAMGTGFTSLLVALTVTGWTPFARLARTLAYDVSARGFVEAARVVGCSPSFIVFRHIIPHLAAPMLGQATLRFGQLLISVGALSYLGLGVQPPQSDWGSMVAAAQPYAERAPWGIIAPGLTIFLVALCVTLIGQRTSRRAADPVDVLVVEGQHA, translated from the coding sequence GTGGCGCCCTTGCGTAAACGGTCAGTGCTCGACGGCGCCGCCGTCGTTATTCTCGTCCTGATAGTTGCCGCCGTCGCGGCTGCACCGTGGCTGGCACCTTTTCCACCGGACGATCAGAACCTCGCTGCACGGCTCGCGCCACCCAGTGCCACACACTGGTTGGGGACGGACCACCTTGGGCGGGATACGCTCAGCCGCTTGCTCGACGGCGGCCGGTTCTCTTTGGTGGTGGCGGCACTGGCCACGGTCCTGACCGGAATCATTGGTTTGGTGGTCGGTGTGCTCAGCGCCCGGCGGAAGGGCTGGGTAGACGAACTGTTCACCCGTACCAATGATGTCTTGTTGGCGCTGCCGGAGATGGTGGTGGCATTGTTCATCGTCGCGGCCATGGGCACAGGTTTTACGTCCCTGCTGGTCGCCCTGACCGTAACCGGGTGGACGCCGTTTGCCCGCCTGGCCCGGACGTTGGCCTACGACGTTTCTGCCCGCGGGTTCGTCGAAGCAGCGCGCGTGGTGGGCTGTTCGCCGTCGTTCATTGTCTTCCGTCACATCATCCCGCACCTCGCAGCGCCGATGCTGGGGCAGGCGACACTGCGTTTCGGACAGCTCCTGATCAGCGTGGGAGCCCTGTCCTACCTCGGGCTGGGCGTTCAACCGCCACAATCCGACTGGGGTTCCATGGTGGCAGCGGCCCAGCCGTATGCGGAGCGGGCACCGTGGGGGATCATTGCTCCGGGCCTCACCATCTTCCTGGTTGCCCTGTGTGTAACGCTGATCGGCCAGCGGACGTCACGGCGGGCAGCCGACCCGGTGGATGTCCTGGTAGTGGAGGGCCAGCATGCCTGA
- a CDS encoding ABC transporter ATP-binding protein → MPELVIENLTVLGTDAGRPILSGVSLAVHPGEFVALVGGSGSGKTMTARSVLQLLPQPLRIASGSIHVDSVDVSRASGLELNRIRGGRLGMLFQQPKKMFNPSKTLRAHLREPLRLHSGLRGKAAEEKVLELLAEVGFEDPQWGARAYPHQLSGGMAQRAMTAVALAGQPGILLADEPTSALDKVLERQILQLLDRERSQRGLGILYITHNLASVAAFANRVLVMEAGKIVESGTTEEVLGSPKSPYTQKLLEASNLLPSGTVKQVHPARNVLTLNSVVKNFGRGRRGRSPALDAVSLELKKGEILGVLGQSGSGKSTLARSIVGLEGMSSGSITRALSADRLADPTAVQLVFQEPHDAFDPRMTLRASLEAPLPRRLPSSEKTQRLSDAMTEVELEPSLLDRRPGQCSGGQLQRVTIARALLMEPEVLICDEATSALDALTQRTILDLLQRLHRERGLSLMMITHDMDVVRHMCQRVAVLYQGRLVELTDTDKFFADPQHQHSKDLVSAAIPCRGLHLKKMRTAP, encoded by the coding sequence ATGCCTGAACTGGTGATCGAGAACCTGACTGTGCTGGGCACAGACGCAGGACGCCCGATTCTCTCCGGTGTGAGCCTGGCCGTGCATCCCGGCGAGTTTGTAGCGCTCGTGGGAGGTTCTGGGTCGGGCAAAACCATGACTGCCCGGTCCGTCCTGCAGTTGCTGCCGCAGCCTTTGCGGATTGCCTCGGGGTCCATCCATGTGGACTCCGTAGACGTGTCCCGTGCCTCCGGACTTGAGCTGAACCGCATCCGGGGTGGCCGGTTGGGGATGCTTTTCCAGCAGCCCAAGAAGATGTTCAACCCCAGCAAGACCCTCCGTGCCCACCTGAGGGAACCCCTCCGCCTACATTCAGGCCTGCGCGGAAAAGCTGCGGAGGAGAAGGTGCTGGAGCTGCTGGCTGAAGTGGGATTCGAGGATCCGCAGTGGGGCGCCCGGGCCTACCCGCACCAACTTTCCGGTGGCATGGCCCAACGTGCCATGACAGCCGTGGCCCTGGCGGGCCAGCCGGGGATCCTGCTCGCTGACGAACCAACGTCTGCTTTGGACAAGGTCCTGGAACGCCAGATCCTGCAGTTGCTGGACCGCGAACGGAGCCAGCGTGGTCTGGGGATTCTCTACATCACGCACAATCTTGCCTCTGTTGCGGCCTTCGCAAATCGCGTCCTGGTGATGGAGGCAGGCAAGATCGTGGAGTCGGGCACCACTGAGGAAGTGCTGGGAAGCCCGAAGAGTCCTTACACGCAAAAACTTCTGGAGGCATCAAACCTCCTGCCATCAGGGACTGTGAAGCAGGTGCACCCGGCGCGGAATGTCCTTACCCTCAACAGCGTCGTCAAGAATTTCGGCCGCGGCCGCCGGGGTCGCAGTCCAGCACTTGACGCTGTTTCCCTCGAGCTGAAAAAGGGGGAGATCCTGGGAGTGCTCGGCCAATCCGGTTCCGGGAAAAGCACCTTGGCCAGGTCAATCGTTGGTCTGGAAGGAATGAGCAGCGGCAGCATCACCCGGGCCCTGTCAGCAGACCGGCTTGCCGATCCGACTGCCGTCCAACTGGTGTTCCAGGAACCACATGACGCCTTCGACCCCCGCATGACACTCCGTGCAAGCCTGGAAGCACCCTTGCCACGGCGGCTCCCGTCGAGCGAGAAAACCCAACGGCTGAGCGACGCCATGACGGAAGTGGAACTGGAACCCAGTCTGCTGGACAGGCGTCCGGGCCAATGCTCCGGCGGCCAGTTGCAGCGGGTCACCATCGCCCGGGCGCTCCTGATGGAGCCGGAAGTGCTCATTTGCGACGAAGCAACCTCCGCCCTGGATGCACTGACACAAAGAACCATCCTTGACCTGCTGCAACGCCTGCACCGCGAGCGGGGGCTGTCCCTGATGATGATCACCCACGACATGGACGTGGTGCGCCACATGTGCCAGCGTGTAGCCGTCCTCTATCAGGGGCGGTTGGTGGAACTCACCGACACCGATAAGTTCTTCGCTGACCCGCAGCACCAGCACAGCAAAGACCTGGTCTCGGCCGCGATTCCCTGCAGGGGACTGCATCTGAAAAAGATGAGGACCGCCCCTTAG
- a CDS encoding hydrolase, with translation MLICAACAVERDEPVPGVCPICADERQYVPDEGQQWVTLDQLRTAGQRISFSESEPGLIGVSTDPKVGIGQTAQLVVTSQGSLLWDPVAYIDDDAVKAVLEHGPVLAIAASHPHMFGVQVEWSRRLGGAPVWVTEADRQWLGRHDPTIAYWSGSMSIAPGLTLHQTGGHFPGSAVAHWAAGAAGMGVLLTGDSVFPNPDRRSISFMRSYPNRLPLSGAVVLRIAAQLDTLGFDRIYGNFNNVISSGAKAVLHDSAERHAAWVRGDFDHLT, from the coding sequence ATGCTGATTTGCGCGGCCTGTGCGGTGGAACGTGATGAACCCGTTCCGGGTGTCTGCCCCATCTGTGCCGACGAACGGCAGTACGTCCCTGACGAAGGGCAACAGTGGGTCACTCTTGACCAACTCAGGACGGCCGGCCAGCGGATATCGTTCTCGGAAAGCGAACCAGGTCTTATCGGCGTCAGTACTGACCCGAAGGTCGGAATCGGCCAGACGGCCCAGCTGGTGGTGACGTCCCAGGGCTCGTTGCTGTGGGATCCGGTGGCCTACATCGACGATGACGCTGTGAAGGCGGTGCTGGAGCACGGACCTGTCCTGGCGATCGCCGCCAGCCATCCGCACATGTTCGGCGTGCAGGTCGAATGGTCACGGCGGCTGGGCGGCGCCCCGGTATGGGTGACTGAGGCAGACCGCCAATGGCTGGGACGCCATGATCCGACCATTGCCTACTGGTCCGGCAGCATGTCGATCGCCCCCGGGCTGACCCTGCACCAAACCGGCGGACACTTTCCCGGCAGCGCCGTGGCGCACTGGGCGGCCGGAGCAGCCGGCATGGGGGTTCTGTTGACCGGTGACAGCGTGTTTCCCAATCCGGATCGCCGTTCCATCTCGTTTATGCGAAGCTACCCGAACCGCCTGCCGCTGTCCGGAGCCGTGGTGTTGCGGATCGCCGCGCAGTTGGACACGCTTGGGTTCGATCGAATCTATGGGAATTTCAACAACGTCATATCGTCCGGAGCCAAAGCCGTTTTGCACGACTCCGCTGAACGGCATGCCGCCTGGGTGCGGGGAGACTTCGATCATCTGACGTGA
- a CDS encoding APC family permease, translating to MSTTSDDVYQASPPDEEPQLKRVLGPKLLLLFIVGDILGAGVYAVTGTMAGTVGGIVWLPFLLAFIVATLTAFSYLELVTQYPQAAGAALYTHKAFGIHFVTFLVAFAVVCSGITSASTSANVLAQNLFGGLEVNGWMGAPDKGMITLVAMAFMLLLAVINLRGVGESVKFNVVLTSVEVLALCIVIGVGFFVMAQGTGNIQEITVFTDYQDKGLFLAVTAATSIAFFAMVGFEDSVNMVEETKNPERIFPRTMLTGLGIAVLLYMLVAVSVVSVLSPTELGEIRESEGAALLEVVHKGSPDFPIDKIFPFLAVFAVANTALINMLMASRLIYGMARQHVLPRGLGKVLPGRRSPWAGITFSTVLALGLIWYVSIDPDSNIVANLSGTTAFLLLCVFTVVNVACVVLRRKRHPDRKVFFTSPGQLPWVAAILCAFLAGPWVGRNPIQYQVAGGLMAIGVVLWFITWLITRKSTPSAGPRDREQGTPSG from the coding sequence ATGAGCACCACATCCGACGACGTCTACCAAGCTTCACCCCCGGACGAAGAACCACAGCTCAAGCGGGTTCTGGGGCCCAAACTCCTGCTCCTCTTCATCGTGGGCGACATTCTCGGAGCGGGCGTTTACGCAGTCACCGGGACGATGGCGGGGACGGTGGGCGGCATTGTCTGGTTGCCGTTCCTTCTGGCCTTTATTGTGGCGACGCTGACGGCTTTTTCCTACTTGGAACTGGTGACGCAGTACCCTCAGGCGGCGGGCGCGGCGCTGTATACGCACAAGGCATTCGGGATCCACTTTGTCACGTTCCTTGTGGCGTTCGCCGTGGTGTGTTCCGGCATCACCAGCGCATCAACGTCCGCGAATGTCCTCGCCCAGAATCTGTTCGGAGGTCTGGAAGTCAACGGGTGGATGGGCGCGCCTGACAAAGGAATGATCACACTGGTCGCAATGGCATTCATGCTGTTGCTGGCAGTAATTAACCTCCGCGGGGTTGGCGAAAGCGTGAAGTTCAACGTGGTGCTGACCTCGGTTGAGGTACTCGCCCTGTGCATTGTGATCGGCGTCGGGTTCTTCGTGATGGCGCAGGGAACAGGCAACATCCAGGAAATCACGGTGTTCACCGACTACCAGGACAAGGGGCTGTTCCTGGCTGTTACAGCCGCCACGTCCATTGCCTTTTTTGCCATGGTTGGATTCGAGGACTCCGTGAACATGGTGGAGGAGACCAAGAACCCGGAGCGCATCTTTCCCCGAACCATGTTGACGGGCCTCGGTATCGCAGTGTTGCTCTACATGCTGGTAGCGGTGTCGGTTGTCAGTGTGTTGTCACCCACCGAATTGGGGGAGATCAGGGAATCCGAAGGGGCGGCACTCCTCGAGGTCGTCCACAAGGGCTCCCCGGATTTCCCGATCGATAAGATCTTTCCGTTCCTGGCAGTCTTTGCGGTGGCCAACACTGCCTTGATCAACATGCTGATGGCGAGCCGGCTGATCTATGGGATGGCCCGCCAGCATGTCCTGCCGCGCGGCCTTGGCAAGGTGCTGCCCGGACGCCGTTCACCGTGGGCCGGCATCACTTTCTCCACCGTCCTGGCCCTGGGACTGATCTGGTACGTCAGCATCGATCCGGACAGCAACATCGTGGCCAACCTGTCGGGGACAACCGCTTTTCTGCTGTTGTGCGTCTTCACCGTGGTCAACGTGGCGTGCGTGGTGCTCCGCCGCAAGAGGCACCCGGACCGCAAGGTCTTTTTCACCTCGCCCGGTCAGTTGCCGTGGGTGGCCGCCATCCTCTGCGCCTTCCTCGCTGGTCCCTGGGTGGGCAGGAACCCCATACAGTACCAAGTGGCCGGCGGGCTCATGGCCATTGGTGTCGTGCTCTGGTTCATCACGTGGCTGATCACCAGAAAGTCCACTCCGTCAGCAGGGCCACGCGACCGGGAGCAGGGAACTCCTTCCGGATGA
- a CDS encoding DinB family protein, which yields MNDQAGTTEPVNTEPPLDGDEAATLMGFLERQRATFAWKTEGLDRDGLRARHAPSSLTLGGLLKHLARFEDDMSTEWLHGRRQLPPWNAVDWDADPDWDWNSAAGDPPEELYERWRDAVARSRVLFEAAMAEGGPSRQGTIASRPDIELPSLRYILLNMIEEYARHNGHADLIRESVDGLVGQDPPG from the coding sequence GTGAACGATCAAGCAGGCACCACCGAACCGGTCAACACGGAGCCTCCGCTGGACGGCGATGAAGCCGCCACCCTGATGGGCTTCCTTGAGCGACAGAGAGCGACGTTTGCCTGGAAGACGGAGGGACTTGACCGGGACGGCCTGAGGGCCCGGCACGCTCCGTCGTCGTTGACTTTGGGTGGGCTGCTCAAGCACTTGGCCCGCTTCGAGGACGATATGTCCACCGAGTGGCTCCATGGCCGCAGGCAACTTCCCCCGTGGAACGCAGTTGACTGGGACGCCGACCCCGACTGGGACTGGAATTCCGCTGCCGGAGACCCGCCGGAGGAGCTGTATGAAAGGTGGCGTGACGCTGTTGCCCGCTCCAGGGTCTTGTTCGAAGCAGCTATGGCAGAAGGCGGCCCGTCCCGGCAAGGCACCATCGCGTCCCGTCCGGACATCGAGTTGCCCAGCCTGCGCTACATCCTCCTGAACATGATTGAGGAATACGCCCGGCACAATGGCCACGCGGACCTTATCCGCGAATCTGTGGACGGTCTCGTGGGGCAAGACCCGCCCGGCTGA
- a CDS encoding DUF2945 domain-containing protein produces the protein MALGKGTRVEWNTSQGKTHGKIVEKKTSDFELDGNTHRATEDEPQYVVESDKTGARAAHKGSALTEKNQ, from the coding sequence ATGGCACTGGGCAAGGGAACGCGCGTGGAGTGGAACACCTCCCAAGGCAAAACGCACGGGAAGATTGTGGAGAAGAAGACCAGCGACTTCGAATTGGACGGCAATACCCACCGAGCTACTGAAGACGAGCCGCAGTACGTGGTGGAATCAGACAAGACCGGCGCGCGGGCGGCCCACAAAGGCTCCGCCCTGACCGAAAAGAACCAGTGA
- a CDS encoding FAD/NAD(P)-binding oxidoreductase — protein MSHQHDVVIIGGGNAGVSLAARLSRYGVKNIGLIEPKDHHLYQPLFSHIAGGRAAVKEATRSQASVMPRVVAWIKDHAVDVDTTANMVMLASGSTVGYQHLVVCPGLQYRWDSVPGLAEAVHSPYGASHYEFELAPKAWSLLSSIRSGTVVFTMPSGPVKCGGASQKPMYLACDYWREQGVLDKIRVVMVQPYPTVFGIPEVDRELERKIAEYGIELRTNSELVAVDAASRQATIRNNVTNTTEELGYDVLNAVPPQSAPEWLRATDLPAPGGQDGFVHVDTETLRHVRHSNVWSLGDAAATTNSKAGGALRKQTKVLAKNLVAARQGKPPAMKYDGYSVCPFTVSRTTVVFAEFDDHYRPMPTIPKVPTWKESRVSWWVDRIMFPQVYWHMILKGRA, from the coding sequence ATGTCCCATCAGCACGATGTAGTCATCATCGGCGGGGGCAATGCGGGAGTCTCCCTTGCGGCCCGGCTGAGCAGATACGGGGTCAAGAACATTGGCCTCATTGAACCCAAGGACCATCACCTCTATCAGCCTCTGTTCTCCCACATCGCCGGCGGCAGGGCTGCGGTCAAGGAAGCCACCCGCAGCCAGGCATCCGTGATGCCCCGGGTGGTTGCCTGGATCAAAGACCATGCGGTGGACGTGGACACCACGGCCAACATGGTGATGCTGGCCTCAGGCAGCACCGTGGGCTATCAACATCTGGTGGTGTGTCCGGGACTCCAGTACCGGTGGGATTCAGTGCCGGGCTTGGCCGAGGCTGTCCATTCGCCGTACGGTGCGTCCCACTATGAATTCGAGCTCGCACCCAAGGCCTGGTCACTCCTGAGCAGTATCCGGTCCGGCACAGTGGTTTTTACCATGCCGTCAGGACCTGTTAAGTGTGGGGGCGCCAGTCAGAAGCCGATGTACCTGGCGTGCGACTACTGGCGCGAGCAAGGTGTCCTGGACAAGATCCGCGTGGTGATGGTGCAGCCATATCCCACCGTATTCGGCATCCCCGAGGTGGACAGGGAGCTTGAGCGGAAAATTGCTGAATACGGCATTGAGCTCCGGACAAACAGCGAATTGGTGGCCGTGGACGCTGCCAGCAGGCAAGCGACCATCCGCAACAACGTCACCAACACCACTGAGGAGCTGGGGTACGACGTCCTGAACGCCGTCCCACCCCAGTCTGCGCCGGAGTGGCTCAGAGCTACGGATCTTCCAGCCCCTGGTGGGCAGGACGGGTTCGTCCACGTGGACACCGAAACATTGCGCCACGTCCGCCACTCCAACGTGTGGTCCCTGGGCGACGCTGCAGCCACCACCAACTCCAAGGCCGGCGGTGCCCTGCGCAAGCAGACCAAGGTGCTGGCGAAGAACCTCGTGGCGGCTCGCCAGGGAAAGCCGCCCGCGATGAAGTACGACGGCTATTCCGTGTGCCCCTTCACTGTTTCGCGCACCACGGTGGTCTTCGCTGAATTCGACGACCACTATCGCCCTATGCCTACCATCCCGAAAGTGCCCACGTGGAAGGAAAGCCGGGTGTCGTGGTGGGTGGACCGCATCATGTTCCCCCAGGTCTACTGGCACATGATCCTCAAGGGCAGGGCTTAA